The following proteins are encoded in a genomic region of Dissulfuribacter thermophilus:
- a CDS encoding sigma-54 interaction domain-containing protein, whose protein sequence is MNPKNIKILFASKKIPEASLVAAAKALSVSGGEVNAIAASGNSSFDVQKLKSFFKEHSLGEIPQLHSMEQVDFHTFDLVVYLSDTDELDIYPRLPGNPPMLTWKLDGKGDSREEDLRQILERTHDLFSHGYLDALVTYKRHGDLVLESLNEGIIAHDLKRRIFLFNRAAERITGFNKEEVLGKDCHEVFPGKFCGEKCSFCRLGTPGLDELDKEYSVSLVSKDGKKRTITMNLFPIEGPNKKPLGVVAAFRDITEELRLRRLLTPSTSFHGMIGKDPRMQDLFALIEDVAKSNVPVLILGESGTGKELVASLIHHLSPRKDHLFVPVNCGAIPENLLESELFGHEKGAFTGAIREKRGRFELAHKGTLFLDEIGDLPLPMQVKLLRVLQNGTFERVGGEKTINVDVRIIAATNKDLKEAVRKGEFREDLYYRICVLPITIPPLRERKEDIPLLAIHFLKDALKTTGKRPEDMVISPEAMAILRDYDWPGNVRELQNAIQYALVRCKTRVIAPEHLPASILKSKSRVIEIDRTPRTRGRRPLNLSPEAVKEALIKTGGNKKQAASLLGISRASLYRYLQKNMH, encoded by the coding sequence ATGAATCCAAAAAACATAAAAATACTTTTTGCATCAAAAAAAATACCAGAGGCCTCATTAGTAGCGGCTGCAAAGGCGCTTTCCGTTTCAGGTGGAGAGGTGAATGCCATTGCCGCCTCCGGGAATTCATCATTTGATGTCCAAAAACTGAAAAGCTTTTTTAAAGAGCATTCACTAGGTGAAATCCCCCAGTTGCACTCCATGGAACAAGTTGATTTTCACACCTTTGATCTCGTAGTGTATCTCTCAGACACAGACGAATTAGATATCTATCCCAGGCTTCCAGGCAATCCACCCATGCTCACTTGGAAACTAGACGGAAAAGGGGATTCCAGAGAAGAAGACCTTAGACAGATCCTAGAGAGGACCCATGACCTCTTTTCTCACGGCTACCTAGATGCATTGGTAACATATAAAAGACATGGAGACCTAGTCCTCGAAAGCCTTAATGAAGGTATAATCGCCCACGATCTCAAAAGACGAATCTTTTTGTTCAACAGGGCAGCAGAAAGGATTACGGGTTTTAACAAAGAAGAAGTGTTGGGCAAAGACTGTCATGAAGTCTTTCCAGGGAAATTCTGTGGAGAAAAATGTTCATTCTGCAGGCTTGGTACCCCTGGCCTTGATGAACTGGACAAGGAGTATTCCGTATCTTTAGTATCCAAGGATGGCAAAAAACGCACCATAACCATGAATCTCTTCCCTATAGAGGGGCCAAATAAGAAACCCCTTGGAGTTGTAGCAGCCTTTAGAGACATCACCGAAGAACTCAGGCTTAGAAGGCTGCTCACGCCCTCCACCTCGTTCCATGGCATGATAGGGAAGGACCCCAGGATGCAAGACCTTTTTGCCCTCATAGAGGATGTGGCAAAAAGCAATGTGCCAGTATTGATCTTAGGGGAATCAGGCACTGGTAAGGAACTCGTGGCCTCACTTATCCATCACCTCAGTCCCAGAAAAGATCACCTTTTCGTACCTGTAAACTGTGGAGCCATCCCAGAAAATCTCTTGGAGAGTGAACTCTTTGGACATGAAAAAGGGGCATTTACAGGGGCTATCAGGGAAAAAAGGGGAAGATTTGAACTGGCTCACAAGGGCACCCTTTTCCTCGACGAGATAGGTGATCTCCCTCTACCCATGCAGGTAAAACTACTTAGGGTGTTACAAAACGGTACTTTTGAGCGGGTTGGTGGTGAAAAGACCATTAACGTCGATGTGAGAATTATAGCCGCTACCAACAAAGATCTGAAAGAAGCGGTTCGGAAAGGGGAATTTCGCGAAGACCTTTATTACAGGATTTGCGTATTGCCCATAACCATCCCTCCTCTAAGGGAAAGAAAGGAAGACATTCCCCTCCTTGCCATACATTTTCTTAAGGATGCCTTGAAAACCACAGGTAAAAGGCCTGAAGACATGGTTATCAGTCCAGAGGCAATGGCAATACTAAGGGACTATGACTGGCCTGGCAATGTACGAGAACTTCAAAATGCCATACAATACGCATTGGTCCGCTGTAAGACACGGGTCATTGCGCCAGAGCATCTTCCAGCAAGCATCTTGAAGTCCAAGAGCCGAGTAATAGAGATTGATCGCACTCCAAGGACTAGAGGAAGAAGGCCTCTCAATCTTTCGCCAGAGGCAGTAAAAGAAGCACTCATTAAAACAGGGGGAAATAAAAAACAGGCAGCTTCTCTACTTGGTATATCTAGGGCATCGCTCTATAGATACCTACAAAAGAATATGCATTGA
- a CDS encoding ABC transporter substrate-binding protein produces MTNFNLKKILFILITLTSLLITSKAYPQANKPDSDLKILIIISSNHKSYLEAYHALVEEIIKRYSKAKIMHIIIDEEYLLILKKLKKTFLPSLIISIGTEATIKAINLFPNTLKVFTMVLDPNEKILNAQKTYGVALDVPYKKILKELTRICPETRLVGTIYTNEGLHHADRLHRISNEMGFDFLGLKLNTEKDIERQFKPFIKKVQAIIAIPDPNVFNSIITPRIIYFSIKFKRPFVGLSKNFTASGALFSLDSSFSSIGRQTALLSLKLLRKEHIDHKIEYPNFYTVYLNIRTAKVIGLNIKRDILHQFKVIEY; encoded by the coding sequence ATGACAAATTTTAATCTAAAAAAGATACTTTTTATATTAATAACACTCACGTCTTTGCTGATTACCAGTAAGGCATATCCTCAGGCAAACAAGCCAGATAGTGATTTAAAGATACTCATAATAATATCCAGCAACCATAAATCATATTTAGAGGCATATCATGCATTAGTAGAAGAAATCATTAAAAGATATTCAAAAGCAAAAATAATGCATATTATTATAGACGAAGAATATTTACTGATTTTAAAAAAATTAAAAAAGACTTTTTTACCTTCATTAATAATTTCCATTGGAACAGAGGCTACAATTAAAGCTATAAATCTATTCCCCAACACATTAAAAGTATTTACTATGGTATTAGATCCTAATGAAAAAATTCTAAATGCGCAAAAAACATATGGAGTAGCCTTAGATGTTCCATATAAAAAAATATTAAAAGAATTGACACGCATTTGTCCTGAAACAAGACTTGTAGGGACAATATATACCAATGAAGGACTACATCATGCAGACAGACTCCATCGAATTTCAAATGAAATGGGATTTGACTTTCTTGGATTAAAACTTAATACTGAAAAAGATATAGAACGACAATTCAAGCCATTTATCAAAAAAGTCCAGGCAATAATAGCAATTCCAGATCCAAATGTCTTTAATAGCATTATTACTCCAAGAATAATCTATTTTAGCATAAAATTTAAAAGACCTTTTGTTGGATTATCCAAGAATTTTACCGCTTCTGGTGCACTTTTTTCTCTAGATTCTAGTTTTAGTTCAATTGGCAGACAGACTGCTCTATTGAGTTTAAAGTTGCTTAGAAAAGAGCATATAGATCATAAGATAGAATATCCTAATTTTTATACTGTATATCTAAATATTAGAACTGCTAAAGTCATTGGTTTGAATATAAAAAGAGATATTCTACATCAATTTAAAGTCATTGAATATTAA
- a CDS encoding sensor histidine kinase, with product MAPIKSKLTSKFILLISSIISVGFISLGIFFLHNQKVLLLSDAEELATALTTNLAANSVYGLITHDKKELKKLIDSLGHVRDIKFSWIEDNKGNILVYSGELSNKKIQKLHKKIEEYSKNFYMGNKLFLKNPIIIDNISNFSNLLISMSPVVEQPLPDKEALFFDTPIIKDQNFYLGKVVIGISLNRINKNLKYATIQSLFIIMTIAIISLFITILMLIMITRPLSKLKNATVQVMQGKIPDSVNVSTRDEIGELAEAFNKMIHQVLSSKKALELANRELEQVNLSLEEKVRERTEALRNTVAELTAARDEIEKAYHEMKLMHDAKTTFLRTASHELRTPLTAIKANLDYMYTYLRHNMSGEMQEIIEAARKNCKNMQKIVEDMLKIVRIDSNNLPLEVNTIKLKDIILQVISELKSLQKNRIISVDIPDDLELECDAAKIHDLCFNLLSNALKFTDDHGKIFIKGNVEKENVVFSIEDNGIGISSKDIVHIFEPFYQAHQSKQGTGLGLAIVNAIIQNHHGNIRVESNLGVGTKFTVKIPLKFRYEYI from the coding sequence ATGGCTCCAATCAAGTCCAAATTAACTTCAAAATTTATTCTACTTATTTCATCTATTATCAGTGTTGGTTTTATAAGCCTTGGCATTTTTTTCTTACATAATCAAAAAGTTCTTCTTTTGAGCGATGCAGAGGAACTTGCTACAGCTCTTACAACAAATCTTGCAGCCAATAGTGTTTATGGACTTATAACACACGATAAAAAAGAACTCAAAAAGCTCATTGACTCCCTTGGCCATGTAAGAGATATTAAATTTTCATGGATAGAGGACAATAAAGGGAATATATTGGTATACTCAGGTGAGTTATCAAATAAAAAAATACAAAAATTACACAAAAAAATTGAGGAATATTCAAAAAACTTTTATATGGGCAATAAGCTCTTCCTAAAAAATCCAATTATAATAGATAATATCTCTAACTTTTCCAATTTACTAATATCCATGAGTCCGGTAGTTGAACAACCTCTTCCTGATAAGGAAGCATTATTTTTTGACACACCTATAATCAAAGATCAAAATTTTTATCTTGGAAAAGTAGTCATAGGTATATCCTTAAATAGGATAAATAAAAATCTCAAATATGCTACGATTCAATCGTTATTTATAATAATGACCATTGCAATAATATCTTTATTTATAACAATTCTAATGTTAATAATGATTACCCGTCCCCTTTCTAAATTAAAGAATGCTACAGTTCAGGTTATGCAAGGCAAAATTCCAGACTCAGTAAATGTTTCAACACGAGATGAAATTGGAGAATTGGCAGAGGCGTTTAACAAAATGATTCATCAAGTGTTGAGTAGCAAGAAGGCCCTAGAGCTGGCCAATCGAGAACTTGAACAAGTAAATTTAAGTCTTGAAGAAAAAGTAAGAGAAAGGACCGAGGCGTTGAGAAACACAGTAGCTGAGCTTACCGCTGCCAGAGATGAAATAGAAAAAGCATATCATGAAATGAAATTAATGCATGATGCAAAAACTACTTTTCTACGTACTGCCTCTCACGAATTACGTACCCCTCTAACAGCGATAAAAGCCAATCTCGACTATATGTACACCTATCTTAGACATAACATGTCTGGAGAAATGCAAGAAATAATTGAAGCAGCTAGAAAAAACTGTAAAAACATGCAGAAAATAGTCGAAGATATGCTAAAGATTGTAAGGATTGATTCTAATAATTTACCACTGGAAGTAAATACGATTAAACTAAAAGATATAATCTTACAGGTAATAAGCGAACTAAAAAGTTTACAAAAAAATCGAATAATTTCTGTAGATATTCCCGATGATTTGGAACTTGAATGTGACGCTGCAAAAATCCACGATCTTTGTTTTAATTTATTGAGTAATGCCTTAAAATTCACTGACGACCACGGGAAAATATTTATTAAAGGAAATGTGGAAAAGGAAAATGTTGTTTTTTCGATTGAAGACAATGGAATCGGCATCTCATCAAAAGATATCGTTCATATCTTTGAACCATTTTATCAGGCCCATCAAAGCAAGCAAGGTACTGGACTCGGTCTAGCCATTGTAAACGCAATAATCCAAAACCACCATGGAAATATAAGAGTGGAATCGAATCTAGGGGTAGGTACAAAATTTACTGTAAAAATCCCCTTAAAATTTAGATATGAGTACATATAA
- a CDS encoding TonB-dependent receptor plug domain-containing protein, protein MNGRFLIVKLLLTTLIFLNSQRALAYSQAKEFLLFQEIPKVTSASRQVVNILESPATSSIITREDIIHSGYNSISELLRYVTGVNFFKNTESHFSIGIRGVNGLQASNVLVLVDGRPIFSPTRNTNQCSLIPEIPDDIERIEIIRGPGSVLYGSNAFSGIINIISRPPEAYNDTTVSISQGTFGDEMYNISTGKTNGQFAYKLLGSWRRKNFSADHEKPVEELLILSGEATYDFSPNSDLDFSFGFSNGKILFFPSSSLSPYYQKGFDGFFRTKLNHNDLTIDAWWRHFDTSGDFNFFDRINWYFDNLNLLVQHSSTLNVHKFVYGFETRFANLQATSYDRWHKQLLFSIFAEDKWKIDNKTNFFTGLRIDHHSEAGFAISPRFSLVFAITPSQSLRFTISRAFKYPSYLQNYIDSKLQFMSQTGNRELDPEVLTSAEIAYQIYNPSVSSLTVAAFFNKYRELIDTNVFLKNNRLNVSFSNQYDMYQYGFELEWNYRINANILFKTNYSYVWKQKKDLLTFGPVPTNQLNGEIRYEFTNDFWIDLRVHWQDKSDYTDSVKPFEILNALSHSLLPSNDLNYIYGLLAPSPSWQKLESFTLADLSFGYKPIDKEWSLVGAIHNLFHSTHSENPTGYTASTAVTVQIKYSF, encoded by the coding sequence GTGAATGGTCGTTTTTTAATTGTCAAATTGTTGTTGACAACACTCATTTTTCTCAATTCCCAAAGGGCACTTGCCTATAGTCAAGCTAAAGAGTTTTTATTATTTCAAGAAATTCCAAAGGTAACAAGTGCTTCACGACAAGTAGTAAATATCCTGGAATCTCCCGCCACATCCTCAATTATTACAAGAGAAGACATAATTCACAGCGGATACAATTCAATTTCGGAATTGCTACGATACGTTACAGGAGTCAATTTTTTTAAAAACACTGAATCACATTTCAGCATTGGAATAAGAGGCGTTAATGGCCTACAGGCAAGCAACGTACTCGTTTTGGTAGATGGAAGGCCTATTTTTTCGCCTACTAGAAATACCAATCAATGTTCACTAATACCGGAAATTCCAGACGACATAGAACGTATAGAAATAATAAGAGGGCCAGGATCTGTCCTCTATGGTTCAAATGCCTTTTCAGGAATCATCAACATAATAAGCCGCCCCCCAGAAGCCTATAATGACACAACTGTTTCTATATCACAGGGCACCTTTGGCGATGAAATGTACAATATTAGCACTGGAAAAACAAATGGACAATTTGCCTACAAACTTCTTGGTTCTTGGAGGAGAAAAAATTTCAGTGCAGATCACGAAAAACCAGTTGAAGAACTCCTCATATTATCTGGAGAGGCCACATACGATTTTAGCCCAAATTCTGACCTCGATTTCTCATTTGGATTTTCCAATGGAAAGATCTTGTTCTTTCCTTCCTCCTCACTGTCTCCATATTATCAAAAGGGATTCGATGGCTTTTTTAGAACAAAACTCAATCACAATGATTTAACAATCGATGCATGGTGGCGACACTTTGATACATCTGGAGACTTTAACTTCTTTGACAGAATCAACTGGTATTTTGATAACTTAAATCTACTCGTACAACACAGTTCAACCCTTAATGTACATAAATTTGTCTACGGTTTTGAAACAAGATTTGCAAATCTCCAAGCCACTTCCTATGACAGGTGGCACAAACAGCTGCTTTTTAGCATCTTCGCCGAAGATAAGTGGAAAATCGATAATAAAACCAATTTTTTTACTGGGCTCAGGATTGACCATCATAGCGAAGCAGGTTTCGCTATATCCCCCAGATTTAGTCTAGTCTTTGCCATAACCCCATCACAATCCTTGAGGTTTACCATATCAAGGGCATTCAAGTACCCCTCATATCTACAAAATTATATAGATTCAAAATTGCAATTCATGAGCCAAACAGGCAACAGGGAATTGGATCCTGAAGTACTAACAAGTGCTGAAATTGCGTACCAAATATACAATCCGTCCGTGTCCTCACTTACAGTCGCGGCATTCTTCAACAAGTACAGAGAGTTAATAGATACGAATGTTTTTTTGAAGAACAATAGGTTAAATGTTTCATTTAGCAATCAGTATGACATGTATCAATATGGCTTTGAGCTTGAATGGAACTATAGGATTAACGCTAATATACTCTTTAAGACCAACTACAGCTATGTTTGGAAGCAAAAAAAAGATCTTTTGACCTTTGGTCCTGTCCCTACAAATCAACTAAACGGAGAAATCAGATATGAATTTACCAATGATTTCTGGATAGATTTACGAGTCCATTGGCAGGATAAATCTGACTATACAGACTCAGTAAAGCCATTTGAAATTTTAAACGCCCTATCGCACTCCCTCCTGCCGTCAAATGATTTAAACTACATCTATGGTCTACTGGCCCCCTCCCCTAGTTGGCAAAAACTAGAAAGTTTTACTTTGGCAGACCTTTCCTTTGGATATAAACCAATAGATAAAGAATGGAGTTTGGTAGGAGCTATTCACAATCTATTTCATAGCACCCACTCAGAGAACCCAACTGGTTATACTGCTTCGACTGCGGTAACTGTTCAAATAAAATATAGCTTTTAA
- a CDS encoding multiheme c-type cytochrome, with product MRKFMGFVGVFLAIILLNPPTSMARPSKCEECHVKITPGIVKDFNRGKMSKTLTCKSCHGSSHMSAADADKAKLPTIATCKKCHKKQADQYLSGKHALGRIAMNAMPTTHMQPKAFIAGQKGCGGCHTLGLLDEKAREDKDRQYYKYGMDCQNCHTRHTFSKKEALEPEACQTCHMGFDHPQWEMWSSSKHGVTYLMLRDIDPKNRSRVPKCQDCHMPEGDHRVFTAWGFLGVRLPEEDKEWLNYRLTILKGLGVLDPDGNPTGRLDIVKAGKVARLTKEEFDKERARIKTVCLKCHDKNFVDANFKNADAMLKEADKLFAEAIETVAGLYKDGIIKKKPGQAYAYPDLLAFYEVDTKIEQILYEMFMDHRMKAFQATFHMNPDYATWYGYAKLKKDLAEIKELAKEMRESHAKK from the coding sequence ATGAGGAAGTTTATGGGATTTGTAGGGGTTTTTCTGGCTATCATCCTACTTAATCCGCCAACGTCAATGGCGAGGCCATCTAAATGCGAGGAGTGCCACGTCAAAATCACTCCTGGCATAGTTAAGGACTTTAACCGGGGCAAGATGTCAAAGACTCTCACTTGTAAAAGCTGCCATGGCAGCTCTCATATGAGCGCTGCAGATGCTGACAAGGCAAAACTTCCAACAATCGCCACCTGTAAAAAGTGCCACAAAAAACAGGCAGATCAGTATCTATCAGGCAAACATGCCCTTGGAAGGATTGCCATGAACGCCATGCCAACTACCCACATGCAACCAAAGGCATTTATTGCTGGGCAGAAAGGATGCGGTGGCTGCCACACCTTGGGTCTTCTCGATGAAAAGGCCCGGGAAGATAAGGATAGACAGTACTACAAATACGGCATGGACTGCCAGAACTGTCATACAAGGCACACCTTTTCCAAGAAAGAGGCCCTCGAACCTGAGGCTTGTCAGACCTGCCATATGGGATTCGACCATCCACAGTGGGAGATGTGGTCCAGCTCCAAACATGGTGTGACCTATCTCATGCTAAGAGACATTGACCCCAAAAACAGGTCTAGAGTGCCAAAATGCCAGGACTGCCACATGCCTGAAGGTGACCACAGGGTCTTTACTGCATGGGGATTCCTCGGTGTAAGACTCCCTGAAGAGGACAAGGAATGGCTCAACTACAGGCTCACTATTTTGAAAGGGCTCGGTGTGCTCGATCCAGATGGCAATCCCACTGGTAGGCTGGATATTGTAAAGGCAGGCAAGGTTGCAAGACTCACTAAGGAAGAATTTGACAAAGAACGGGCTCGCATCAAGACTGTGTGCCTTAAGTGTCATGACAAAAACTTTGTCGATGCAAACTTCAAGAACGCCGATGCCATGTTAAAGGAAGCTGATAAGCTATTTGCCGAAGCCATCGAGACAGTAGCCGGTCTCTATAAAGACGGCATTATTAAAAAGAAACCCGGACAGGCATATGCCTATCCAGACCTCTTGGCCTTCTACGAAGTTGATACCAAGATTGAACAAATCCTCTACGAGATGTTCATGGATCACAGGATGAAGGCATTTCAGGCAACATTCCACATGAACCCCGACTATGCTACCTGGTATGGTTATGCAAAGTTAAAGAAGGATCTCGCCGAAATAAAGGAATTGGCAAAGGAGATGAGAGAGAGTCACGCTAAAAAATAG
- a CDS encoding sensor histidine kinase, producing the protein MGIKDRVLLIEDFEDTVKILKKLLEINGFEVDTALTLAEAYQKLHSTTPDVILLDINLPDGSGLDFLTELRSIYPDIPVIMLTAYTEIENAIRSLQHGVDDFIPKPFDSSYLLHSIAKAVEKHKLKDRLKKSEKFRIIGELASGVAHDFNNLLQSMNVHLMLLKDSLSSPEKAMEYINALEDVLENAISVCNRLNSMGRKQDIDLTVVELAQLVRETVLLTKAKWYHEPKKRGKHISIETDLKKDVYVKVNPAELREVFTNLIFNAVDAMDSSGEIKISVKKDKNLAICSVEDNGTGISQDVIDKIFDPFFTTKENGSGLGLSISFSIIQRFNGDISVKSIPGKGTTFMITLPCSKPAK; encoded by the coding sequence TTGGGAATCAAAGATCGCGTACTCTTGATTGAAGACTTTGAAGATACAGTCAAGATACTCAAAAAACTCTTGGAAATAAACGGCTTTGAGGTCGATACTGCTCTCACCTTGGCAGAGGCCTATCAAAAACTCCATTCCACCACCCCTGATGTAATCTTACTAGACATCAATCTTCCTGACGGAAGCGGTTTAGATTTTTTAACAGAGCTTAGAAGCATCTATCCGGACATACCGGTTATAATGCTGACAGCCTACACTGAGATCGAAAATGCCATTAGATCTTTACAACACGGCGTAGATGACTTTATCCCCAAGCCCTTTGACAGCTCCTATCTACTGCACTCTATAGCAAAGGCAGTTGAAAAGCACAAACTCAAGGACCGACTCAAAAAATCGGAGAAGTTTCGAATAATAGGTGAACTGGCTTCTGGGGTAGCCCACGACTTTAACAATCTCCTCCAGTCCATGAATGTCCACTTAATGCTTTTAAAAGACAGTCTCTCATCTCCTGAAAAGGCCATGGAATACATCAACGCACTTGAAGATGTCCTAGAAAATGCAATCTCCGTTTGTAATCGCCTAAATTCTATGGGGAGAAAACAGGACATAGACCTAACGGTCGTTGAACTGGCACAACTTGTCCGGGAAACTGTACTGTTGACCAAGGCAAAATGGTATCATGAACCCAAAAAAAGGGGAAAACATATATCTATAGAAACAGATCTAAAAAAAGACGTCTACGTAAAAGTAAACCCTGCAGAACTAAGAGAAGTATTTACAAATCTTATTTTTAATGCGGTAGATGCCATGGATTCCAGTGGAGAAATAAAGATTTCAGTAAAAAAAGACAAAAACCTCGCTATTTGCTCTGTAGAGGACAACGGAACAGGTATATCGCAGGACGTGATTGACAAGATATTTGATCCTTTTTTTACCACAAAAGAAAATGGTTCAGGCCTCGGCCTCTCAATTTCATTTTCCATTATACAGCGTTTTAATGGGGATATCTCAGTAAAAAGCATACCTGGCAAAGGCACGACCTTTATGATAACCCTTCCCTGTTCAAAACCTGCCAAATAA
- a CDS encoding ATP-binding protein, with product MKILRKIIEIDEELCNGCGQCVPACEEGAIEIINGKAKLVAERYCDGLGACLGECPQGALKIVERVAEDFDEEAVEERLKTMKEQKPMACGCPSTMTQSWDAPKKTCEDFSRPTILEESALSHWPIQLRLVNPEAPFLKDAELLIASDCTVAAYPAFHQEMLPGKVLLMGCPKFDDISFYKEKLIEIFKRNSIRSVTNVIMEVPCCSGMPRLVEMAMEEAGVSIPTNTVVIGIKGQKLST from the coding sequence ATTATTGAAATAGATGAAGAGCTCTGTAATGGCTGCGGCCAGTGTGTCCCAGCCTGTGAAGAAGGAGCAATTGAGATCATAAATGGTAAGGCAAAACTAGTTGCCGAACGATACTGCGACGGACTTGGGGCATGTCTTGGAGAATGTCCTCAAGGGGCACTTAAGATAGTTGAAAGAGTTGCCGAAGATTTTGACGAGGAGGCTGTTGAAGAGCGGCTCAAGACAATGAAGGAGCAAAAGCCAATGGCCTGCGGATGTCCTTCGACCATGACTCAGTCCTGGGACGCACCTAAAAAGACCTGTGAAGACTTTTCACGGCCAACAATACTTGAAGAATCTGCCCTGAGCCACTGGCCAATCCAACTTCGCCTCGTCAATCCAGAGGCTCCATTTTTAAAGGATGCAGAACTACTCATTGCTTCTGACTGTACAGTAGCAGCATATCCGGCCTTTCATCAGGAGATGCTACCGGGAAAAGTCCTGCTAATGGGCTGCCCGAAGTTTGACGATATCTCTTTTTATAAAGAAAAGCTTATAGAAATATTTAAAAGGAATTCTATTCGATCCGTTACGAACGTCATCATGGAGGTACCTTGCTGCTCTGGTATGCCAAGACTGGTGGAGATGGCCATGGAGGAGGCAGGCGTAAGCATACCTACTAACACAGTAGTAATCGGCATCAAAGGCCAAAAACTTAGTACCTAA
- a CDS encoding cytochrome ubiquinol oxidase subunit I → MDVLMLSRLQFAAASMFHFLFVPLTLGLSILTAIYETKYVNTGDEDYKRAAKFWGKLFLINFALGVVTGITLEFQFGTNWSAYSKYVGDVFGSLLAIEATLAFYLESTFIGVWVFTWNKVKPKTHALFIWLVAIASNVSALWILIANGWMQHPVGYVLRNGRAELDDFIAVVTNKFGLLEFLHTVSGAYILSGFFVMGVCAWHLLRKNEVEFFKKSFRVAATFTLIFAIFEIFNGHIHGSEVAETQPTKLAAMESIWETQKSAPMYLFVVPDAENERNSVELFPIPGLLSLLSHHSTSAEVKGLKDFPKEERPPVGLTFFNFRIMVGLGFFFGLIAILAWLKRNAPETAPGLLKTLIYTIPLPYLAIEAGWVVAEVGRQPWIVYGLMKTKDAVSILASSQVFISFIAFVAFYAFLGIIDFYLLAKYARKGPEAAK, encoded by the coding sequence ATGGATGTTTTGATGCTTTCGCGGTTACAATTTGCCGCAGCCTCGATGTTTCACTTCCTATTCGTCCCGCTCACACTTGGTCTGTCGATTCTCACGGCAATATACGAGACCAAGTACGTGAACACGGGCGATGAGGACTACAAAAGGGCTGCGAAGTTTTGGGGAAAGCTATTTTTAATCAACTTTGCCCTTGGTGTGGTAACAGGTATAACCCTAGAATTCCAGTTTGGTACAAACTGGTCTGCCTACTCCAAATATGTTGGAGACGTATTTGGCTCACTCCTGGCAATAGAGGCCACCCTTGCCTTCTATCTGGAAAGCACCTTTATAGGTGTTTGGGTCTTTACATGGAATAAAGTAAAACCCAAGACCCACGCACTCTTTATCTGGCTTGTAGCCATAGCATCCAATGTTTCAGCCCTGTGGATCTTGATCGCAAATGGATGGATGCAACATCCTGTAGGCTACGTGCTTAGAAACGGAAGAGCCGAACTCGATGATTTCATTGCTGTTGTTACCAACAAATTTGGACTCCTTGAATTCTTACACACAGTAAGCGGTGCCTACATACTTAGTGGCTTTTTCGTAATGGGTGTATGCGCCTGGCACCTCCTTAGAAAAAATGAGGTGGAGTTTTTCAAAAAATCCTTTCGAGTGGCTGCAACCTTCACTCTCATCTTTGCGATTTTTGAGATTTTCAACGGCCACATCCATGGTTCAGAGGTAGCGGAAACTCAGCCCACAAAGCTTGCAGCAATGGAATCAATTTGGGAGACCCAAAAGAGTGCTCCAATGTATCTTTTTGTTGTACCTGATGCTGAGAATGAGAGAAATTCCGTTGAACTCTTCCCTATTCCAGGCCTACTGAGTCTACTTTCACACCACTCCACTTCTGCTGAAGTAAAAGGACTAAAGGACTTCCCAAAGGAAGAGCGTCCTCCAGTGGGACTGACCTTCTTCAATTTTAGAATAATGGTAGGGCTAGGCTTTTTCTTTGGACTTATTGCCATCTTGGCCTGGCTCAAGAGGAATGCGCCTGAAACTGCCCCTGGGCTATTGAAGACGCTAATATATACTATCCCATTACCTTACCTTGCCATTGAGGCAGGTTGGGTTGTGGCTGAGGTTGGAAGGCAGCCTTGGATAGTCTATGGACTCATGAAAACAAAGGATGCAGTAAGCATACTTGCAAGTTCTCAAGTTTTTATCTCGTTTATAGCATTTGTTGCCTTTTATGCCTTCTTGGGAATCATAGACTTTTATCTGCTTGCAAAGTATGCCCGCAAAGGCCCTGAGGCCGCTAAATAA